The following are encoded together in the Flavobacterium haoranii genome:
- a CDS encoding efflux RND transporter periplasmic adaptor subunit, which yields MINISLKPNYKIGSIFKIFLLSSFLLILNSCGEKKTEEEHEEEKSETEVALTTAQFETVGIEMGSIEMKNLNTIIKANGYTTVPPQNRADVSTLIGGVVKDIFVLEGTYVAKGKTLATLQNLQVAEMQEDYNAAVANIEYLQLEYNRQKTLSEEDVNPRKVFQEVKAKLATERARAQAAKNKLQALNVSLSGNSSIIPIIAPISGYVGKIGITKGAFADTGITLFEVIDNKRMHLDLNVFEKDMSKISIGQEVDFVLTNQSNKVIKGKIFGINKSFSNESKSVAVHAKINENDTKDLISGMYVAANINITNQTVQALPKDAIVRNGDKYYIYMQEEHTEETPKAKKEAHVHKEGEAHNHDEEATEKEHDEVHFKAIEVVPGTTDLGYTEVKLVDEIQTNAKIVVKGAFYLLAASKGGGEHVH from the coding sequence ATGATCAATATATCTTTAAAACCAAATTATAAAATAGGTTCAATTTTTAAAATATTTCTTCTTTCTTCTTTCCTTTTGATTCTAAACTCATGTGGAGAAAAGAAAACAGAAGAAGAACATGAAGAAGAAAAATCGGAAACAGAAGTTGCATTAACAACAGCTCAATTCGAAACCGTGGGCATTGAAATGGGTAGTATTGAAATGAAAAACCTCAATACAATCATCAAAGCCAATGGTTACACAACTGTTCCACCTCAAAACCGAGCAGATGTTTCAACCTTAATTGGTGGAGTGGTAAAAGACATCTTTGTATTAGAAGGTACTTATGTAGCAAAAGGAAAAACTTTGGCTACACTTCAAAACCTTCAAGTGGCAGAAATGCAAGAAGATTACAATGCTGCTGTAGCAAATATTGAATATTTACAATTAGAATACAATCGTCAAAAAACTTTGAGTGAAGAAGATGTAAATCCTCGCAAAGTATTTCAAGAAGTAAAAGCTAAATTGGCAACTGAAAGAGCAAGAGCACAAGCAGCCAAAAACAAATTACAAGCATTAAATGTAAGTCTATCAGGGAACTCTTCTATCATTCCTATCATTGCTCCTATAAGTGGTTATGTGGGTAAAATAGGCATTACAAAAGGAGCTTTTGCAGACACAGGAATTACTCTTTTTGAAGTAATTGACAACAAACGAATGCACCTCGATTTGAACGTTTTTGAAAAAGACATGAGTAAAATTTCTATTGGTCAAGAAGTTGATTTCGTACTAACCAATCAATCGAATAAAGTCATTAAAGGAAAAATATTTGGTATTAACAAATCCTTTTCAAACGAAAGTAAATCGGTTGCAGTACATGCCAAGATTAATGAAAATGACACAAAAGATTTAATTTCTGGAATGTATGTGGCAGCTAATATTAACATTACAAATCAAACGGTTCAAGCATTACCTAAAGACGCAATTGTAAGAAACGGAGATAAATATTATATTTATATGCAAGAAGAACATACAGAAGAAACTCCAAAAGCAAAAAAAGAAGCACACGTTCATAAAGAAGGAGAAGCACATAATCATGACGAAGAAGCTACCGAAAAAGAACACGACGAAGTACACTTTAAAGCAATTGAAGTAGTTCCTGGAACAACCGATTTAGGATATACTGAAGTTAAATTAGTAGATGAAATTCAAACAAATGCAAAAATAGTTGTAAAAGGAGCATTCTATTTATTAGCAGCTTCAAAAGGTGGTGGAGAACACGTTCATTAA
- the ribB gene encoding 3,4-dihydroxy-2-butanone-4-phosphate synthase, with the protein MTQHNIQLNTIEEAIEDIRQGKVIIVVDDEDRENEGDFLAAAEKVTPEMINFMATHGRGLICTPLTESRCKELDLHTMVRNNTDHMETAFTVSVDLKGHGVTTGISAGDRSRTIEALIDADTKPYDLARPGHIFPLIAKQGGVLRRTGHTEAAIDFARLAGFKPAGVICEIMNEDGTMARLPQLVEVAKRFDLKLVSIEDLVAYRMQHDSLIQKKEDFEVLTRFGSFRLRAYLQTTNKQVHIALTKGTWSSGEEVLTRINSTQISNDILGTLTNNNDKKLDDMFRKINEEGKGAIIFINQEVQSLELLDRLKELKDLQDKGEVKAPSIKMDAKDFGIGAQILHDLDINKLQLLSNSEGQTKRVGMIGYGLEIVEYVNY; encoded by the coding sequence ATGACACAACACAACATACAGCTTAATACAATTGAAGAGGCGATTGAAGATATTCGCCAAGGGAAAGTAATCATTGTGGTAGATGATGAAGATCGTGAAAATGAAGGAGATTTTTTAGCCGCTGCTGAAAAAGTAACACCAGAGATGATCAACTTTATGGCAACTCACGGAAGAGGACTTATATGTACGCCATTAACTGAATCTAGATGTAAGGAATTAGATTTACATACAATGGTTCGTAATAATACAGATCATATGGAAACTGCATTTACTGTTTCTGTAGATTTAAAAGGGCATGGTGTAACAACTGGAATTTCTGCAGGCGATAGATCTAGAACAATTGAAGCGTTAATAGATGCTGATACAAAACCATACGATTTAGCGCGTCCTGGACATATTTTTCCATTAATTGCGAAGCAAGGTGGTGTTTTAAGAAGAACAGGTCATACAGAAGCTGCAATTGATTTTGCACGTTTAGCAGGTTTTAAACCAGCCGGCGTAATTTGCGAAATTATGAACGAAGATGGAACTATGGCTCGTCTTCCGCAATTAGTTGAAGTAGCAAAGCGTTTCGATTTGAAATTAGTTTCTATTGAAGATTTAGTGGCTTACAGAATGCAGCACGACAGTTTAATTCAAAAGAAAGAAGATTTTGAAGTTTTAACACGTTTTGGCTCATTTAGATTACGCGCCTACCTTCAAACTACAAATAAACAAGTTCATATTGCTTTAACAAAAGGAACTTGGAGTTCAGGTGAAGAAGTTTTAACTAGAATTAATTCAACCCAAATTAGTAATGATATTTTAGGAACGTTAACAAATAACAACGATAAAAAGTTAGATGATATGTTCCGTAAAATTAATGAAGAAGGAAAAGGAGCCATCATTTTTATTAATCAAGAAGTTCAGTCATTAGAATTATTAGACAGATTGAAAGAGCTTAAAGATTTACAAGATAAAGGAGAAGTTAAAGCGCCATCTATTAAAATGGATGCTAAAGATTTTGGAATTGGTGCCCAAATTCTTCATGATTTAGATATAAATAAATTACAATTACTTTCTAATAGTGAAGGTCAAACCAAAAGAGTTGGAATGATTGGTTACGGATTAGAAATCGTAGAATATGTAAACTATTAA
- a CDS encoding CusA/CzcA family heavy metal efflux RND transporter — protein MLDKIIQFSIKNKFVILLFTLVLVAWGSYSIKQLPLDALPDVTNNQVQIITNAPTLASQEIEQLITYPLEQSLKTIPKVIELRSISRFGLSVVTVVFKDDVDIYWARNQIFQRISQAKENIPAYAGSPEMAPISTGLGEIFQYDVYAKKGYEDKYDAIKLRTIQDWIIIPQLQGIEGVAEVATWGGKLKQFEIAVKPNTLKSLDVTITEIFEALEKNNQNTGGAYIEKDQMTYFIRGVGMATGSKDLENVVVKNRNGAPVLIRDVASVNEGYAMRYGAATKDGKGEIVCGMALMLKGENSKAVVERVKEKMAQINKTLPEGVVAEAFIDRGKLVDSAIGTVTKNLLEGALIVIFVLILFLGNLRAGLIVASVIPLSMLFAVILMNHFGVSGNLMSLGAIDFGIIVDGAVIIVEATMHHLQKLKRQKNLTQLEMDSEVYKSASKIRNSAAFGEIIILIVYLPILALVGTEGKMFKPMAMTVGFAVIGAFVLSLTYVPMMSAMFLSKNTEHKENFSDKMMAWFEKIYTPFLDKALQIKKVVLGIAVGLFVMALVVFQNMGGEFIPTIEEGDLAINATIMTGSSLTQMIETTTKYEKILKAKFPEIKTIVTKIGSGEIPTDPMPIESGDLIIVLKDKSEWTSADNWEDLANLMKEEMEVIPGANIEVSQPIQMRFNELMTGSRSDIAIKIFGDDLEILDVKAKQLISKVNKIEGVGDLKADKVTGLPQITIKYDYDKIALYGLNITDVNKIVRASFAGESAGKIYEESKRFDVVVRMNAENRSDISDVSNLFIPLPSGQQVPLYQVASVEYEQGPVQVSRENGKRRITIGLNVRGRDVKSVVEEIQQKLETNFELPAGYYITYGGQFENLVEANKRLSVALPIALALIMVLLFFTFHSMKLALLIFTAIPLSAIGGVFALWMRGMPFSISAGIGFIALFGIAVLNGIVLISFFNQLKLEGITDPLQRVLIGTKTRLRPVLMTATVASLGFLPMALSTSGGAEVQKPLATVVIGGLFSATLLTLIVLPILYLLVEKGFKKRKKMSNSIMTLIVLFISTFSFAQNSKPITLEQAITMAKTNNMDLKIADKEIEKQTVLKKTAFQADPLQIEYMGGQYNSVDYDNNVSIQQYFPIGGNTKANRQLQEELAKLAEKRKALSEYEIEKAVTIAYYQYLYGISIQKLNDELYDVYSKFLKNAELRFKTGESGNIEVISAKAKVKEIETLKEQMLLDLVIYQKQLQYFIQTNEDILPESTTPLKYIHAAALNENKVETLVSDYYTQQATVFEKESNAFKKSRAPKLGLGYFGQTLNKESYFQGFTVGLQIPLFSGANTARAKASEISISQSQLEFDKTKLTLKLQKEQLVNQFSKQEKAIQYFEKEGLKYAEQIITTAQKSYANGDMSYWSYISFLNQAIDIKKQNIEAVNAYNQSAIQMQFPSFNNN, from the coding sequence ATGTTAGACAAAATCATACAATTCAGTATAAAGAACAAATTCGTTATACTACTTTTTACACTTGTGTTAGTAGCTTGGGGAAGCTATTCAATAAAACAATTACCACTTGACGCATTACCAGATGTTACTAATAATCAAGTGCAAATTATTACAAATGCACCTACTTTAGCCAGTCAAGAAATTGAGCAACTCATTACATATCCATTAGAGCAATCTTTAAAAACAATTCCAAAAGTTATAGAACTGCGAAGTATTTCTCGTTTTGGACTTTCTGTTGTTACTGTTGTTTTTAAAGATGATGTAGATATTTATTGGGCAAGGAATCAAATTTTTCAACGAATAAGTCAAGCCAAAGAAAATATCCCAGCTTATGCAGGTTCTCCAGAAATGGCTCCCATTTCAACTGGTTTAGGAGAAATATTTCAATACGATGTATATGCTAAAAAAGGATATGAAGATAAATACGATGCAATCAAATTAAGAACTATCCAAGATTGGATTATCATTCCACAATTACAAGGGATTGAAGGTGTTGCAGAAGTTGCTACTTGGGGTGGTAAATTAAAACAGTTTGAAATAGCTGTTAAACCAAATACTTTAAAGAGTTTAGATGTAACCATAACTGAAATTTTTGAAGCTTTAGAAAAAAACAACCAGAATACTGGGGGTGCATATATAGAAAAAGATCAAATGACCTACTTTATTCGTGGTGTAGGTATGGCAACCGGAAGTAAGGATTTAGAAAATGTTGTTGTAAAAAACAGAAACGGTGCACCTGTTTTAATTCGTGATGTAGCTTCAGTTAATGAAGGATATGCTATGCGATATGGAGCAGCTACAAAAGATGGTAAAGGTGAAATTGTTTGTGGAATGGCATTAATGCTAAAAGGAGAAAATTCTAAAGCAGTTGTAGAACGAGTGAAAGAAAAAATGGCTCAAATCAACAAAACACTTCCTGAAGGAGTCGTTGCAGAAGCTTTTATCGACCGTGGGAAATTAGTAGATAGTGCCATTGGAACAGTTACTAAAAATTTATTAGAAGGTGCATTAATCGTAATTTTTGTATTGATTTTATTTTTAGGAAATCTTCGTGCAGGACTAATCGTAGCTTCGGTAATTCCTTTGTCAATGCTATTTGCAGTTATTTTGATGAATCATTTTGGTGTTAGTGGAAACTTAATGAGTTTAGGTGCTATCGATTTTGGAATTATTGTCGATGGTGCAGTAATTATTGTGGAAGCCACAATGCATCATTTACAAAAACTCAAGAGACAAAAGAACTTAACCCAATTAGAAATGGATAGTGAAGTATATAAATCTGCTTCCAAAATTCGTAATAGTGCAGCATTTGGAGAAATAATAATTTTAATTGTGTATTTACCAATATTAGCATTAGTTGGAACCGAAGGTAAAATGTTCAAGCCAATGGCAATGACGGTAGGATTTGCAGTAATTGGAGCTTTCGTACTTTCTTTAACTTATGTACCTATGATGAGTGCAATGTTCTTATCTAAAAACACCGAGCATAAAGAAAACTTTAGCGATAAAATGATGGCATGGTTTGAAAAAATATACACTCCATTTTTAGACAAAGCATTACAAATCAAAAAAGTAGTTTTAGGAATTGCTGTCGGATTATTTGTAATGGCATTAGTAGTTTTCCAAAATATGGGAGGTGAATTTATACCTACAATCGAAGAAGGAGATTTAGCTATTAATGCAACGATAATGACAGGAAGTTCATTAACGCAGATGATTGAAACAACTACTAAATACGAAAAAATTCTAAAAGCAAAATTTCCAGAAATTAAAACTATTGTTACAAAAATTGGTAGTGGTGAAATACCAACAGACCCAATGCCTATTGAAAGTGGTGATTTAATTATTGTTTTAAAAGATAAATCAGAATGGACTTCTGCTGATAATTGGGAAGATTTAGCCAATCTAATGAAAGAAGAAATGGAAGTTATTCCTGGTGCTAATATTGAAGTTTCCCAACCCATACAAATGCGTTTTAACGAATTAATGACGGGTAGTAGAAGTGATATTGCTATAAAGATTTTTGGGGATGATTTGGAAATATTAGATGTAAAAGCTAAACAATTAATTTCAAAAGTCAATAAAATTGAAGGTGTGGGTGATTTAAAAGCCGATAAAGTAACAGGTTTACCACAAATTACAATAAAATATGATTATGATAAAATAGCTTTATATGGACTAAATATAACAGACGTAAATAAGATAGTCAGAGCTTCTTTTGCAGGTGAAAGTGCAGGTAAAATTTATGAAGAAAGCAAACGTTTTGATGTTGTAGTTAGAATGAATGCTGAAAATCGTAGTGATATTTCAGATGTATCTAATCTTTTTATACCATTACCAAGCGGCCAACAAGTTCCACTGTATCAAGTAGCTTCTGTAGAATACGAGCAAGGACCAGTTCAGGTTTCTCGTGAAAATGGAAAGCGAAGAATAACCATAGGATTAAATGTACGTGGTCGTGATGTAAAAAGTGTTGTTGAAGAAATTCAACAAAAATTAGAAACAAATTTTGAACTTCCAGCAGGATATTATATAACTTATGGAGGTCAATTTGAAAATTTAGTAGAAGCTAACAAACGACTTTCTGTAGCCTTACCAATTGCATTGGCATTAATCATGGTATTGTTATTCTTCACATTCCATAGTATGAAACTAGCGTTATTAATTTTTACAGCTATTCCATTATCAGCTATAGGTGGTGTTTTTGCTTTATGGATGAGAGGAATGCCATTTAGTATTTCAGCTGGTATTGGTTTTATTGCTTTATTCGGTATTGCAGTACTAAATGGAATTGTACTAATCTCCTTTTTCAACCAATTAAAATTAGAAGGAATTACAGACCCACTTCAAAGAGTTTTAATCGGAACAAAAACCAGACTTAGACCAGTATTAATGACAGCAACAGTTGCTTCATTAGGTTTTTTACCAATGGCCTTATCAACCAGCGGTGGTGCGGAAGTTCAAAAACCATTAGCAACGGTTGTTATTGGTGGCTTATTTTCGGCAACCTTACTAACCTTAATCGTTCTACCTATTCTTTATTTATTAGTTGAGAAAGGTTTTAAAAAAAGAAAAAAAATGTCAAATTCAATCATGACCCTAATCGTATTATTTATTAGTACGTTTTCATTTGCTCAAAACAGCAAACCCATAACTTTAGAACAAGCTATTACAATGGCTAAAACCAATAATATGGATTTAAAAATTGCCGATAAGGAAATTGAAAAACAAACAGTTCTTAAGAAAACAGCTTTTCAAGCAGATCCTTTGCAAATTGAATACATGGGTGGACAATACAATAGTGTAGATTATGATAATAATGTAAGTATTCAGCAATATTTTCCAATTGGTGGAAATACAAAAGCAAACAGACAGCTTCAGGAAGAATTAGCAAAATTGGCTGAAAAACGAAAGGCTTTATCTGAATATGAAATTGAAAAAGCGGTAACTATTGCTTACTATCAATATTTATATGGTATTTCAATCCAAAAGCTAAATGACGAATTGTATGATGTGTATTCAAAATTTCTAAAAAATGCAGAACTTCGTTTTAAAACAGGTGAAAGCGGAAACATAGAAGTAATTAGTGCAAAAGCTAAAGTAAAGGAAATAGAAACCTTAAAAGAACAAATGCTTCTTGATTTAGTAATCTACCAAAAACAGTTACAGTATTTTATACAGACAAATGAAGATATACTTCCAGAGAGTACAACTCCTTTAAAATATATACATGCAGCTGCTTTAAATGAAAATAAGGTAGAAACATTAGTAAGTGATTATTATACCCAACAAGCAACGGTTTTTGAAAAAGAATCAAATGCTTTTAAGAAATCTAGAGCACCAAAATTAGGCTTGGGTTACTTTGGTCAAACATTAAACAAAGAATCTTATTTTCAAGGATTTACTGTTGGTTTGCAAATTCCTTTGTTTAGCGGTGCAAATACAGCTCGTGCTAAAGCTTCTGAAATAAGTATATCGCAATCGCAATTAGAATTTGATAAAACAAAATTAACTTTAAAACTGCAAAAAGAACAATTAGTAAACCAATTTTCTAAACAAGAAAAAGCAATTCAATATTTTGAAAAAGAAGGGTTAAAATATGCAGAACAGATAATCACTACTGCTCAAAAAAGTTATGCCAATGGCGATATGAGTTACTGGTCTTACATCAGTTTCTTAAATCAAGCCATTGATATTAAAAAGCAAAATATCGAAGCAGTAAACGCTTACAATCAAAGTGCTATTCAAATGCAATTTCCATCTTTCAATAACAATTAA
- a CDS encoding LptF/LptG family permease, protein MSELAGKDLNAFTIFKFLSFYAPTIVPLVLPLSVLLAAIMTFGSFAENYEFAAMKSSGISLNRAMKMLNITIVLLSLVSFVFANNVIPESQYRFLNLRKDIVQSKPAMAIAEGQFNNIGTMSIKVDKKLGENGNELEGVIIHLKNNQTGMGANTVIKAKKGLLKSEDSSNLLQLELFDGNYYENVVPKEYNERKKEPFAKSSFKKYIINVDLSKLNKMGQDEGDITSEKMLNINEIKYAVDSLQANYNKDVVSFSDNIVQRVDYVMQKKVKQNEKPEKNVDDLLSLFTKEDKVKILDQAKNNTSSTEFSIQNSKSDLESKKKNINAHWIVFHEKFMIAYSCLLMFFIGAPLGAIIRKGGIGLPIVFAVIIFIAYHFLNLFGRKLAQEDVISPFLGTWMSSIFLTPLAILLTYRATNDIGLMISFDWLLDPFKRIFSKFGTTNKQNDTTQHTA, encoded by the coding sequence ATTTCAGAACTTGCAGGTAAAGATTTAAACGCATTTACCATTTTTAAGTTCTTATCTTTTTATGCGCCAACAATAGTTCCTTTGGTTTTACCCTTATCAGTATTATTGGCGGCGATTATGACTTTTGGTAGTTTTGCCGAAAATTATGAGTTCGCAGCTATGAAATCTTCAGGTATTTCTTTAAATAGAGCCATGAAGATGTTGAACATTACTATTGTTTTACTGAGTTTGGTGTCTTTCGTTTTTGCCAATAATGTTATCCCAGAATCCCAATATCGTTTTTTAAACCTTAGAAAAGACATTGTTCAGTCAAAGCCTGCTATGGCAATAGCTGAAGGTCAATTTAATAACATTGGTACAATGTCTATTAAAGTTGATAAGAAGTTAGGTGAAAATGGAAATGAACTAGAAGGAGTAATTATTCACTTGAAGAATAATCAAACCGGAATGGGAGCAAATACTGTTATTAAAGCCAAAAAAGGATTATTAAAAAGTGAAGACTCGTCTAATTTGTTACAGCTAGAACTTTTTGATGGGAATTACTATGAAAATGTTGTGCCTAAAGAATATAACGAAAGAAAAAAAGAACCTTTTGCAAAAAGTAGCTTTAAAAAATACATCATTAATGTTGACTTGTCGAAATTAAATAAAATGGGGCAAGACGAAGGCGATATTACTTCGGAAAAAATGCTGAACATTAATGAAATTAAATACGCTGTAGATTCTTTACAAGCAAATTATAATAAAGATGTTGTTTCGTTTTCTGATAACATAGTTCAAAGAGTAGACTATGTAATGCAAAAGAAAGTGAAACAAAACGAAAAGCCTGAGAAAAATGTTGATGATTTATTGTCGCTTTTTACAAAAGAAGATAAAGTTAAAATTTTAGATCAGGCAAAAAATAATACTTCAAGTACCGAGTTTAGTATTCAAAATAGTAAATCTGATTTAGAATCTAAAAAGAAAAACATTAACGCACACTGGATTGTTTTTCATGAAAAGTTCATGATTGCTTATTCATGTTTATTAATGTTTTTTATTGGTGCGCCACTTGGTGCAATTATTAGAAAAGGAGGAATAGGTTTACCTATAGTTTTTGCAGTAATCATTTTTATTGCATATCACTTTTTAAATTTATTTGGTAGAAAATTGGCACAAGAAGATGTTATATCACCGTTCTTAGGAACTTGGATGTCTTCTATATTTTTAACGCCACTAGCTATATTGCTTACTTATAGAGCTACGAATGATATTGGGCTAATGATTAGTTTCGACTGGTTGTTAGATCCATTCAAAAGAATATTTTCAAAATTTGGAACTACAAACAAACAAAATGACACAACACAACATACAGCTTAA
- a CDS encoding site-specific integrase: MNTAVAILFYIKRAKVNNLGVCPIYTRVTVNAKRFEFSTNKYINPDKWSSEGSKVKGTNEEARTINSHLDYLKNQVLEAEKKLFKKDISITSENLKNELFGFSETKRMLVPIFQDHNNKIKELVGKEYAPGTLERYTTSLKHTIEFMQWKYNVSDIDITKIDHAFITDYEFWLRSVRNCANNTAVKYIKNFNKIIKICLANDWLDKNPFANYKSKVKEVERVYLNEDEIQTIIEKDFKTERLSLVRDIFLFSCFTGLAYIDVKNLTKSHISYGIDGEQWIFTHRQKTESASKIPILPVTQIIIDKYENHPQCLNEDKLLPILSNQKMNAYLKEIAGVCEIEKELTFHIARHTFATTVTLTNGVPIESVSKMLGHKNLRTTQHYAKVLDRKVSEDMKILKDKFSSSFKLNSKEA; encoded by the coding sequence ATGAACACAGCAGTAGCAATTCTCTTCTACATCAAGAGAGCAAAAGTTAACAATTTAGGAGTTTGTCCAATCTACACCAGAGTAACGGTCAATGCTAAACGATTTGAGTTTAGTACCAACAAATACATTAATCCCGATAAATGGTCCTCAGAAGGTAGCAAAGTAAAAGGCACTAATGAAGAAGCTAGAACAATCAATAGTCATCTTGATTATCTAAAAAATCAAGTTTTAGAAGCAGAGAAGAAACTATTCAAAAAAGACATTAGTATAACTTCAGAGAATTTAAAAAATGAATTATTTGGTTTTTCCGAAACCAAGCGTATGCTCGTTCCCATCTTCCAAGACCATAACAACAAAATAAAAGAATTGGTTGGAAAAGAATACGCTCCAGGAACACTGGAACGCTACACTACTTCATTGAAACATACTATCGAGTTCATGCAATGGAAATACAACGTTTCTGATATCGATATTACAAAGATAGATCATGCCTTTATAACCGATTATGAATTTTGGTTACGAAGCGTAAGAAACTGCGCTAATAATACAGCGGTGAAATACATCAAAAACTTCAATAAAATTATCAAGATATGTTTGGCCAATGATTGGTTGGATAAAAATCCATTTGCAAACTACAAATCCAAAGTCAAAGAAGTAGAACGTGTGTACCTCAACGAAGACGAGATTCAAACTATAATAGAAAAAGACTTTAAAACAGAGCGATTATCTTTAGTTCGCGATATTTTCCTTTTCAGCTGCTTTACAGGTTTAGCCTATATAGATGTCAAAAACTTAACGAAGTCGCATATAAGCTACGGTATTGATGGCGAGCAATGGATTTTTACTCACAGACAAAAAACAGAATCAGCTTCAAAAATCCCAATACTTCCGGTGACACAAATTATTATCGATAAATATGAAAATCATCCACAATGTTTAAATGAAGATAAACTACTCCCTATCCTGTCCAACCAAAAAATGAATGCCTATCTAAAAGAAATAGCCGGTGTTTGTGAAATCGAAAAAGAACTAACCTTTCACATTGCCCGACATACATTTGCAACTACAGTAACGCTTACAAATGGTGTTCCTATTGAAAGCGTAAGTAAAATGCTGGGGCATAAAAATTTGAGAACTACTCAACATTACGCTAAAGTATTGGATAGAAAAGTAAGTGAGGATATGAAAATTTTGAAAGATAAATTTAGTTCTAGTTTTAAGTTGAATAGTAAAGAAGCATAA
- a CDS encoding DUF6660 family protein produces the protein MKFLNYILSLYLVVLSCLPCADVEATSFTHTSSKIDTNHENHSHDKENDACSPFCVCNCCRQSVLSYVPTIVFNFHTPTVEIQTLNSIYKSNLYSNFFGSIWQPPQIV, from the coding sequence GTGAAATTTTTAAACTACATATTATCTCTGTATTTAGTAGTACTTTCATGTTTGCCATGTGCAGATGTGGAAGCAACTAGTTTTACGCACACTTCTAGTAAAATAGACACAAACCACGAAAATCATTCACACGATAAGGAAAATGACGCTTGTTCTCCTTTTTGTGTTTGTAATTGTTGCAGACAAAGTGTTTTATCTTATGTTCCTACAATAGTTTTTAATTTTCATACTCCAACAGTAGAAATTCAAACGCTAAACTCCATTTACAAATCTAATTTGTATTCCAATTTCTTTGGGAGTATTTGGCAACCACCTCAAATAGTATAA
- a CDS encoding sulfite exporter TauE/SafE family protein, with protein MDISFEMLWLIPIGFLAGFLNTIAGGGTLITLPTLLFMGLPAPIANGTNRIAILFQTLAAVKGFKSKGVSTYPFSLYLGISALLGAFIGAKLAVNISNETFNKVLAVIMLMVLVTLILNPAKRIKLNEERLTGKHLYITTVIFFFLGIYGGFINAGIGFLMLVILPYVNGLSLLKSNVTKVFVVAFYTVGAVIVFALENKINYPVAFILTIGNTSGAWVASRWSVKKDDTVIKGFLIVTVSILAIKLWFFN; from the coding sequence ATGGATATTTCTTTTGAAATGCTTTGGTTAATTCCAATTGGATTCCTAGCAGGTTTTCTAAATACTATTGCTGGTGGCGGAACTTTAATTACTTTACCCACACTTTTATTCATGGGATTACCAGCACCAATTGCAAATGGAACCAACAGAATTGCCATATTATTTCAAACTTTAGCTGCTGTAAAAGGTTTTAAAAGCAAAGGAGTTTCCACTTACCCATTTAGTCTGTATTTAGGAATTTCTGCTTTATTAGGAGCTTTTATTGGCGCTAAATTAGCTGTTAATATATCTAATGAAACTTTCAACAAAGTTCTTGCCGTAATAATGCTAATGGTATTGGTTACTTTAATCCTTAATCCTGCAAAAAGAATTAAATTAAATGAAGAACGATTAACAGGTAAACATCTTTATATAACCACCGTAATATTTTTCTTTCTAGGAATATACGGTGGATTTATTAATGCTGGAATTGGATTTTTAATGCTGGTAATTCTTCCTTACGTTAACGGTTTGTCTTTACTTAAATCAAATGTTACAAAAGTATTCGTAGTTGCATTTTATACAGTGGGTGCAGTAATCGTATTTGCTTTGGAAAATAAAATTAATTATCCAGTTGCTTTTATATTAACAATTGGAAACACATCTGGAGCTTGGGTTGCAAGTAGATGGAGCGTAAAAAAGGATGATACTGTTATTAAAGGATTTTTAATAGTTACCGTAAGTATTCTAGCTATAAAACTTTGGTTCTTTAATTAA
- a CDS encoding DUF3703 domain-containing protein: MKVNTNMPTKLKPFYNAELELAKNNFKENNLQKSWFHLERAHIIGQKYPYEHTFVHWKMLQFGFKIKNAKEIFGQIPRLLVGGVKSFVGHIPVGNTGGANVPPLRAMEIPEDIQKILNVNT; this comes from the coding sequence ATGAAAGTAAATACCAATATGCCTACAAAATTGAAACCTTTTTATAATGCTGAACTAGAATTAGCAAAAAATAATTTTAAGGAAAATAATTTACAAAAGTCTTGGTTTCATTTAGAAAGAGCACACATAATCGGACAAAAATATCCGTATGAACATACATTTGTCCATTGGAAAATGTTACAGTTTGGATTTAAAATTAAAAATGCCAAAGAAATTTTTGGTCAAATACCAAGATTACTAGTAGGTGGTGTAAAATCATTTGTGGGTCACATTCCTGTCGGAAATACAGGTGGTGCAAATGTTCCACCATTAAGAGCAATGGAAATTCCTGAAGACATTCAAAAAATATTAAACGTAAACACTTAG